The region CACACCGGCGTTAAGCCATTTCTGAACTGCCTCTTCCTTTGTCAACCCGCAGTTAAAATATGCTTCCGATTCAGCGACGTTGGTTATAACCCATGTCAGTCCTTCCAAATAATCCGGCATATTTTGCATTTTGGGAGCCGATACGGTTACAAGTACAAGCGGAATATCCTGCGCATTCGTCAGCTGAGCCAATAAATGCAACGTGTCTTTCGAACAATTCAAATCAGCCACTATACATTTAGCCTGATTTATTATTGGAGCACAGTTTTGCAGCCACTCCGGATCCATCCGGTCAAAAATATCCATGTCGGCAAACCCGACTGCCAACTCACCATGCTTATCCAAAATGGCTGTATAAGACCCGCTGTTTTGATCAGAAAAATGAATCACATCATCAAGTGTCATAAACGGAGATGATGCCTCTTCGATTAATTCCCACTCAGCATCCCTGCCGGCAGCTGTAAGCAAAGTTGTATCCATTCCAAGCCGGCCAAAGTTCTCCGCAATATTGCGTGCAACACCACCGACTGTCTGATTCACGCGGATTGGATTGGAGGTCCCCATCTGCAACTTATCTTTCACAAAAAATTTCCGGTCGACATTTGCTCCACCAATACAAACAACAGGTTTGCTGTCATTTAAAATATATGCTTTACCACGAATATATCCTTGTTTAACAAGACCAGATATGAGATTTGCAATAGACGGACGCGACATCTGCAGCATATCAGCAAGTTCCTGCTGAGAGACGTACGGATTTTTCCTGATTAACGTCAGCAGCTTTTTTTCCCGTTCATTCACACAACCCACCTCCTCTTTTTAAACTTTTGTTTACCATTAAAACTTTTGTTTATATTATATGACTTTATTTTGCCCTGGTCAAGATGTTTTAACTTGTCATAGGAAAGGAATTAGTGTGATAGACAGAAAGGGAGGAATTACGATGAGTGAATTAATGTACACGCAGTTCAACACAACAAGAAATATGCTTTTGAAAAAAATCAGCGACTTGGATCCAAAAAATCTTGATGTCCAGCCGATTGGTTTCAACAACTCAATCCACTGGCAGCTCGGTCACATTCTAACAGTAACCGAACAATTTATGTTTGGCTTTCCGGAAAATACTGATAACATTCCGGCCAACTATAAGGATTTATTTGGACCAGGGTCAAAACCTGCTGACTGGTCGGATAATGTGCCGTCGGTGGAAAAATTAGAAACGCAATTGAAAGAGCAACTTGAACGGCTTAATGCCATTCCCGCGAAGCAATTCGGTGAAAAATTACCGGAACCTGTACTTGGGAATGAGACTGTTGGAGAGTTGGCTGTTATGGCGGCTTTCCATGAAGCAAACCATCTGGGTCGGATTCATTCCATGGAAAAAGTCATTAAAAACCAGTAATAAGTTTAAAAACCCACGCTCCATAGGAACGTGGGTTTTTCTTCTATTACATTTCTTCTGCGACTAATTCGCGCATGGTACCATTTTCTTTGAAGTTAGTATGCCAGGATAATGCTTTTTCCAGTACGTGCGGTGTCTGACCGCCGCGTTCCAGTGCTTCCTGGTAATAGTCCCAAAGCTGCTTGCGGTACGATGGATGCGCACAATTTTCGATGATCAAAGGTACTCGTTCACGCGGCGCCAACCCGCGCAAATCCGCATACCCCTGTTCGGTTACAACGATGTCCACGTCATGCTCCGTATGATCGACGTGCGGCACAAACGGTACAATACTCGAAACATCCCCGTTTTTGGCAATCGATTTGGTCACAAACACAGCCAGTCTCGCATTCCGAGCGAAATCACCTGATCCGCCAATTCCGTTCATCATTTTGGTTCCTGACACATGGGTGGAATTAACATTTCCATAAATATCAAACTCCAGTGCCGTATTAATGGAAATGAGTCCAAGACGGCGGATAACTTCCGGGTGATTGGTAATTTCCTGCGGCCGCATAATCAATTTGTCCTTATACTTTTCAAAATTGGAAAAAACCGTTTTCATTTTTTCATCAGACAACGTAATCGAACAGCATGATGCAAAATCCACTTTCCCTGCATCAATCAGGTCAAACACCGCATCCTGCAGCACTTCGGAATAGACATCAAGGTGCTCGAACTCCGAGTCGACCATACCATGCAATACTGCATTTGCTACAGAACCGATTCCAGATTGAATAGGCGCAAGACGTTCCGTAAGTCTTCCGGATTTTACCTCATCACGCAGAAAAGCAAGTAAATGATCAGCCATGATTTTCGTTTCCTCATCCGGTTTTACAATCGTTGATGGTGAGTCCTCCTGATTAGTGAACACTATCCCCTTAATCTTTTCAGGAGCCACGGCGATTCCTTCTGTGCCAATACGGTCATCCGGCTTAGTCAGCGAAATAGGATTCCGCTCACCCTGTTTGCCCGGACTGTACAGATCATGGATTCCTTCCAGCAATTCCGATTGTGCCAGATTGATTTCGATGATTACGTTTTCCGCATGTTCAGCAAAAACAAGTGAATTGCCAATTGAGGTGGATGGGATTACTAAACCGTCCTCTGAGATAGTAATCGCTTCCAAAATGGCGAAATCAATCGTTTCCAGTACATTACTGCGAACAAGCTCCGAAGTATGTGATAAATGATGATCGACGAATAAGTGCTCACCTTGATTAATTTTTTTTCGCATGGACGGATCTGCCTGAAACGGCAATCGCTTATTGACTATCCCTGCTTCGGCAAACAATTTATCAATATCACAACCCATTGAGGCTCCTGTAAATACATTCACTTTAAAGGATTCCGTTTCAGCTCGGTTAACAAGCGCTGTTGGCACCGCTTTCACATCTCCTGCACGTGTAAATCCGCTCATGCCCAATGTCATTCCATCTGTAATCCAGGAAGCCGCTTCTTTGGCTGTTACAACCCGATCCTGCAGATGAGGGGCTCTGATACGGTCATAAGCAGTAGTACTCATAATGACATCCCTCTTTCATAACTTTACAAATAATTGTATCGTAAAAAGTTTAGCTGCAGGATTTTTAGGACGTGAATAGAAAATCCGAGTTACGAAAGGTGGATATTTATGTTTAAAGCAGCATTTTTGCATCAAAATCCGAGCAATTTCCGAAAATAACTTGAATAGGACTGGCTGACAGGAATCTGTGCACCATTATTCATCGACAGCAAAAACGTGGAATGGGTGTCAGGAAAAATATCCGCAATATGATTCACATTAACGATAAAAGACCGATGACAACGAATGAAGTACTCCTTCGGCAGCATGTATTCAAAATCCTGAAGAGCCTTTTTATTGGTTCCAATATATTCCGCTGCATATACATGTGTTTTTCTTTCTTTGACTTCCAGATATTTCACCTCATCAAATGGAATTGGTTTCCATCCGTCCTCAGTTTTTACCGTTACGACCGACTTCCCTTCCGTTAACGCCGGATAAATTGCTGTTACACAGCCCTGCAGCGCGCCATCATAATGAAATGGAACAGCCATTCCATGATAGGGCACACCAAACACATCACGGTTAATAAACTCAGACACCTTTTGTTCGGTTTGCAACGCTTTATGGGCAATCGTTCCGTCTTTGACAGGATCACCCCTTCTGATTTTTAAATCTACCCGTTTGCTGGGACGGTAATATATATATTCGTTCGTATTAGAAACGGCAATTGAAATTTCATCGGAAAACAATTCCCCAATCACGTCCAGCAGCGATCCTAACGTTAATTTTTCCATTTCAATCAGTTCCTTTCTCCATTTTTAACCCGTCTATAATTTACCATTATCCGACAAAAAACAACAATTCCAAGCTTTTCCTAGTCTTCTGGTGTAACTTTTGGTAATCTTAACAGTGAGAGCATTTATATGTACATAAGGGGTTTTTACTATGAAAAATCTTGTCATCTTAGGCGGTGGCTATGGCGGCCTTCGAATTGTAGTATCACTCATTGAACAAAACCTCCCTGAGGATGTTCATATCACCGTCATCGACCGCAACCCGTACCATTCAATAAAAACAGAATTTTACACAATTGCTGCCGGAACATCTGCTGATAAAGATGTCCGCATGGCGTTTCCAGAACATGAAAAAGTCAGCTATATTTATGCTGAAATTAATGAAATTGAAGTCGAAAATCAACAGATCATTTTCCACGATCGAAGCGAGCCGGTACCATTCGACTATCTCGTCATCGGGCTCGGCTGTGAAGATGACTATCATGGAATTGAAGGTGCATCCAAATTTACGGAGAGCGTTCAAACATTTGGCGCCGCCCGTCGTGCCGGGATGGCCATCGGCAATCTGAAAGCCTATGGAAAAGCAACGATCGTAGGTGCAGGTCTGAGCGGTATTGAAGTAGCCTCTGAAATAAGGGAAAGCAGACCGGATTTGAACATCCGCCTTCTTGACCGCGGTGCTTCCGTATTGAAAGCATTTGATAAAAAAATTCAAAACTATGTGGAAGACTGGTTTATGAAAAGAGATGTAGAAGTAGTTCACCATGCGAACGTGGAATATGTGGAACAAGATGGCGTCTGCAACAATGGCATCTGTTACATGAACGATGTAACCGTTTGGACTGCCGGAGTTAAGCCTAACCATATTGCAAGTTCACTACCATTTGAAAAAGACAGACAGGAAAAACTAGTTGTCAATGAATTTTTCCAAATCCCTGAGTCGCCTAACATTTATGTTGTCGGAGATTGTGCTTCATCCGAACATTCACCGAGCGGACAGCTTGCTGGTGAACAAGGAGAGCGAATTGCGCCAATTCTTACTGCTGTTTTAAACGGAAAACAACCGGATAATCCGAAAGAGATAAAATTAAAAGGAACGCTCGGTTCGCTGGGAAGCTCAGAAGGATTCGGCGAAATGATGACCCGATCTGTCACGGGGTATCTTCCACGCCTGGCCAAATCAGGTGTGTTATGGCTTAACAAGCGACATTAAAAGTGATTTAATACAGGCATTCCATACTAATGGGGTGCTTGTTTTATTATTTAATGAGATGAGCCCTGGTGATATTGCACGTCCACATTTAAAATGCAAAAACCCTTCCAGTTGATTTCCAATACAAATGTAACTATACTGGTTACAAACGGTGGTGAAAATAATGAAAAACAGTCGATTTGCTGTTGCAGTTCATATTCTGGCATTGACATACAGCCAATCAAGGGATTACCTCACTTCTGAATTTATTGCAAGCAGTGTGAACACAAACGCGGTAGTCATCCGCCGCATCAGCGGTATGCTGAAGAAAGCGGGATTATTAACTTCACAGGCAGGCATTCCGGGGGTAGGCATTACAAAAGACCCTGCTGAAATCACGTTACTGGATGTTTATAAGGCAGTCGATGAGAGCGGACAATCTTTTGCTGTTCACGAAAATCCTAATCCAAATTGTCTGGTCGGGGGTCGAATTCAGGATACACTTGAAAAAAAGTTTGCTGCAGCACAGCAGGCAATGGAAAATGAATTAGCGAATCAAACATTGGCTGATGTCATGGAAGATCTCTTTGAAAAGGGCTCTATTAATTGATTATGTTGACAACTGTCACCCATCTGAATTAACCGTGCTTTCATAAAAGGGATTTTTTCACCACTTAAATGTAACTATTATTGTTACAAATCATACACAAGGAGATGATTTTGATGAAGATAGGCATTATTGGAGCAAGTGGAAAAGCAGGCAATTTTATTTTAAAAGAAACAGCTAAAAGAGGACATGATGTTACGGCAATTGTACGCAATGCAGCTAAAATCACCGATGAGAGCGTAACAGTTGTTGAAAAGAATATTTTCGACCTGACCTCAGAAGATATTAAACAATATGACGCCGTAGTCAACGCATTCGGTGCTCCACTCGGAGAAGAACAGCCACATGTTGATGCCGGTCACGCACTAATCGAAGCATTAAAAGGAACAGGCACCAAAGCAGTCATCGTCGGCGGTGCCGGAAGTCTGTATGTGGATGAAGGAAAAACAACGCAAGTAATCGATACACCGGACTTCCCTGATGCTTTTAAACCGACTGCAAACGGACAGGCCAGGAACTTGAAAGAATTACAGGAGACAGACGGTATCACCTGGACGTTTATCAGCCCGTCTGCAATATTTGACCCTGAAGGAAAAAGAACCGGAAATTATCAGTCAGGAAAAGATCAGCTTCTGGTTAATTCAAAAGGCGACAGCTACATCAGCTATGCCGATTTTGCTGTAGCAGTAGTGGATGAAATTGAAGATCCAAAACATATTAATGGGCGTTTTACTGTTGTTGGTGAAAAAGAATAGAAATACAGTTAAAAACCGTGCGACACGACGAATGCCGTACGGTTTTTTCAGTTGGTACGTTATTTAGAAAGCTGCTTGCATGATTTCGGGTGGATATCGATCGAGTTTGGGAGCTTCCCGATCGAGTTTTAGTGCTCCTCGATCGAGCTAGGGGGTTGCCGATCGAGTTTGAAGACTTCCCGTCTTAAAGCGATTAAAACTTAAAAGTTCACTTCAATCTTAGCACCAAGCTGCTGGACAACCTGCAAATCACTCATTTCGCACCATTGCTCGACCACTTTTCCATCGTTGACTCGAAAAATAATAATTCCCGTTTCCTTAACGTTCTGGTCTGTTGATGGAATATCGAGTAATCCGCCTTTGTAGATGCTATGACCTGTATAACGGGTAACAACTTTGTCACCTTCTTCTATAATGTCATGAACAATCCAATTACGGTCCACAAACGATTCACAGTACCAAGCCAGCCAATTTTTAAAATTTTCCCTGCCTTTAAACCCTTCATCATGGCCTTGCGAGTAGGTGATCATATCCTTGGATGCAATCCGATCAATCACGGACAAATCCCCTTTCGTAAAGGCCTCCATGAACCATGTTTCAACTATTTGCTTTTTTTCTTCAGTGGGCATAATAATCATCCTTTCTTTTCGAATAACTGTTTTATGAATGGCTATAATAAATCACAGAGCATATTAAAAAGGAGTGTTTATCAATGGGTGAATACAGTCATTTTCGTTTCGGACAAAAAGCACCAAAAAACGGTGTGTACAAAGAAATTGGTGAAACCGGAACAAGTGTCAGTGATCCAAAAATCGTTAAACTGGAGTCTGGAGAAAAATTTCCGCAAAACTCGAATCATGATCGTGTGTGGACGATTGAGAAAAATTGATTGTACGCTAACATTCTAACTGCTCCGATTGTCCATAAATTCAAAGATAGATTTAATAATTTTTACCACAATCAGTACCGGAAACCACCCTAGTATCAAATTGGTTATATTCAAAACCAGGATTGGCCAAAACACAAAGTCGGCATTCGTTACCAGTGAAACCATAAGCAAAGCAATACTATTGCCAATTGTGACTGTTAACAGGTATTGAAATGGCAAGTACCATTTTGAATATTTTCTCCAATACACCAAAACACTTGGTATTAAAATATTGATCAGCGAGTAAAATGGTATTGCTGGTTTCATATGCCCCTCCCGCATCCGGGGGCCCCAGTTCAACCACGTGCTGAGAATCGGATAGGCAATTTTATCCCGCAGCACCGGTTCACCAAGGAACCCTTTAAGCTCGTTAGTAAGTTTATTTAGTTTATTTCCAGGCGGTACTGAGTAATCGTTTGAACGCAGCTTCTGCCAAAATTGTTTATTAAAAAACGTATGAACTTCCCTGCAAACATGCGAAATCACTACCCAAACGTGCGAACTTCCCTGCAAACATGCGAAATCACTACCCAAACGTGCGAACCTCCCTGCAAACATGCGAACCTCCCTGCAAACGTGCGAAGTCACCACCCAAACGTGCGAACCTCCCTGCAAACGTGCGAAGTCACTACCCAAACGTGCGAACGCCAGTGATATGTGTGCGTAAAACTACTTTGACGACGAATCCCTGTGTTTGTTTGGGCGATGTTTACTATTTCACGGCACTTCTAAAAACAACTTAATATCAGCTAATAAAGCAGAATCACTCCAATGCACATAATGCCCGCTCTCAACAGGGCGATATGTAATTGGCAGC is a window of Virgibacillus ihumii DNA encoding:
- a CDS encoding YjzC family protein, with product MGEYSHFRFGQKAPKNGVYKEIGETGTSVSDPKIVKLESGEKFPQNSNHDRVWTIEKN
- a CDS encoding acetyl-CoA hydrolase/transferase family protein → MSTTAYDRIRAPHLQDRVVTAKEAASWITDGMTLGMSGFTRAGDVKAVPTALVNRAETESFKVNVFTGASMGCDIDKLFAEAGIVNKRLPFQADPSMRKKINQGEHLFVDHHLSHTSELVRSNVLETIDFAILEAITISEDGLVIPSTSIGNSLVFAEHAENVIIEINLAQSELLEGIHDLYSPGKQGERNPISLTKPDDRIGTEGIAVAPEKIKGIVFTNQEDSPSTIVKPDEETKIMADHLLAFLRDEVKSGRLTERLAPIQSGIGSVANAVLHGMVDSEFEHLDVYSEVLQDAVFDLIDAGKVDFASCCSITLSDEKMKTVFSNFEKYKDKLIMRPQEITNHPEVIRRLGLISINTALEFDIYGNVNSTHVSGTKMMNGIGGSGDFARNARLAVFVTKSIAKNGDVSSIVPFVPHVDHTEHDVDIVVTEQGYADLRGLAPRERVPLIIENCAHPSYRKQLWDYYQEALERGGQTPHVLEKALSWHTNFKENGTMRELVAEEM
- a CDS encoding ester cyclase is translated as MPTEEKKQIVETWFMEAFTKGDLSVIDRIASKDMITYSQGHDEGFKGRENFKNWLAWYCESFVDRNWIVHDIIEEGDKVVTRYTGHSIYKGGLLDIPSTDQNVKETGIIIFRVNDGKVVEQWCEMSDLQVVQQLGAKIEVNF
- a CDS encoding PfkB family carbohydrate kinase; this translates as MNEREKKLLTLIRKNPYVSQQELADMLQMSRPSIANLISGLVKQGYIRGKAYILNDSKPVVCIGGANVDRKFFVKDKLQMGTSNPIRVNQTVGGVARNIAENFGRLGMDTTLLTAAGRDAEWELIEEASSPFMTLDDVIHFSDQNSGSYTAILDKHGELAVGFADMDIFDRMDPEWLQNCAPIINQAKCIVADLNCSKDTLHLLAQLTNAQDIPLVLVTVSAPKMQNMPDYLEGLTWVITNVAESEAYFNCGLTKEEAVQKWLNAGVENVVVTEGSDGAAVGNHAVGVHLVPALKIDEVADVTGAGDAFSAAVTYTWMEGEDILSAVKAGIVNASRTLQSSYTVRQDLSAKKLREDMEEMI
- a CDS encoding LytTR family DNA-binding domain-containing protein, whose protein sequence is MEKLTLGSLLDVIGELFSDEISIAVSNTNEYIYYRPSKRVDLKIRRGDPVKDGTIAHKALQTEQKVSEFINRDVFGVPYHGMAVPFHYDGALQGCVTAIYPALTEGKSVVTVKTEDGWKPIPFDEVKYLEVKERKTHVYAAEYIGTNKKALQDFEYMLPKEYFIRCHRSFIVNVNHIADIFPDTHSTFLLSMNNGAQIPVSQSYSSYFRKLLGF
- a CDS encoding NAD(P)-dependent oxidoreductase produces the protein MKIGIIGASGKAGNFILKETAKRGHDVTAIVRNAAKITDESVTVVEKNIFDLTSEDIKQYDAVVNAFGAPLGEEQPHVDAGHALIEALKGTGTKAVIVGGAGSLYVDEGKTTQVIDTPDFPDAFKPTANGQARNLKELQETDGITWTFISPSAIFDPEGKRTGNYQSGKDQLLVNSKGDSYISYADFAVAVVDEIEDPKHINGRFTVVGEKE
- a CDS encoding Rrf2 family transcriptional regulator; protein product: MKNSRFAVAVHILALTYSQSRDYLTSEFIASSVNTNAVVIRRISGMLKKAGLLTSQAGIPGVGITKDPAEITLLDVYKAVDESGQSFAVHENPNPNCLVGGRIQDTLEKKFAAAQQAMENELANQTLADVMEDLFEKGSIN
- a CDS encoding NAD(P)/FAD-dependent oxidoreductase; the protein is MKNLVILGGGYGGLRIVVSLIEQNLPEDVHITVIDRNPYHSIKTEFYTIAAGTSADKDVRMAFPEHEKVSYIYAEINEIEVENQQIIFHDRSEPVPFDYLVIGLGCEDDYHGIEGASKFTESVQTFGAARRAGMAIGNLKAYGKATIVGAGLSGIEVASEIRESRPDLNIRLLDRGASVLKAFDKKIQNYVEDWFMKRDVEVVHHANVEYVEQDGVCNNGICYMNDVTVWTAGVKPNHIASSLPFEKDRQEKLVVNEFFQIPESPNIYVVGDCASSEHSPSGQLAGEQGERIAPILTAVLNGKQPDNPKEIKLKGTLGSLGSSEGFGEMMTRSVTGYLPRLAKSGVLWLNKRH
- a CDS encoding DinB family protein, which encodes MSELMYTQFNTTRNMLLKKISDLDPKNLDVQPIGFNNSIHWQLGHILTVTEQFMFGFPENTDNIPANYKDLFGPGSKPADWSDNVPSVEKLETQLKEQLERLNAIPAKQFGEKLPEPVLGNETVGELAVMAAFHEANHLGRIHSMEKVIKNQ